The proteins below come from a single Halomonas binhaiensis genomic window:
- a CDS encoding ABC transporter permease, which produces MNSTTSQDTSDERLQHINPFKKALHRPEFGAVAGTILVVLFFVFVASGTGMFSGAGVINFLEVSAQLGIIAVAAALLMIGGEFDLSIGSMIGFAGMLIAIPAVQYGWPLWAALAFAFSCALAIGALNGWLVVRTGLPSFIVTLGFLFILRGVAIGVPRLLANRTQIGGVHNVIGDDWFAALFTGEVGQGLFIWLANIGVIGTNFAGNPIVSGIPVSIVWWLGLTGLATWVLLFTRFGNWIFACGGDKTAARNVGVPVNTVKIVLFMFTAFSACVFAALQVMDTGSADSVRGILKELEAIIAVVIGGALLTGGYGSAIGASFGALIFGMVQMGIFYTGVNTDWFQVFLGAMLLIAVLFNNYVRRKALEAK; this is translated from the coding sequence ATGAACAGCACAACTTCCCAAGACACGTCAGACGAGCGCCTGCAACACATCAATCCCTTCAAGAAAGCCTTGCACCGTCCAGAATTCGGCGCTGTCGCCGGCACCATTCTGGTCGTTCTGTTCTTTGTTTTCGTTGCCTCGGGCACTGGCATGTTCTCCGGGGCCGGCGTGATCAACTTTCTTGAAGTATCCGCTCAACTGGGGATCATTGCCGTCGCGGCAGCCCTGTTGATGATCGGCGGAGAGTTCGATCTGTCGATCGGCTCCATGATCGGCTTTGCCGGCATGCTGATCGCCATTCCCGCCGTGCAGTACGGCTGGCCACTCTGGGCGGCGCTGGCATTTGCCTTCAGCTGTGCACTGGCCATTGGTGCGCTCAATGGCTGGCTGGTGGTACGCACCGGCCTGCCGTCCTTCATCGTTACCCTGGGTTTTCTGTTCATTCTGCGCGGCGTTGCCATCGGCGTACCGCGCCTGCTGGCCAACCGCACTCAGATAGGCGGAGTGCACAATGTCATCGGCGATGACTGGTTCGCTGCCCTGTTCACGGGAGAAGTCGGCCAAGGCCTGTTCATCTGGCTGGCCAATATTGGCGTGATCGGGACCAATTTCGCAGGCAATCCGATCGTCAGTGGCATACCCGTTTCCATCGTCTGGTGGCTGGGGCTTACTGGACTGGCGACCTGGGTGTTGCTGTTCACCCGTTTCGGCAACTGGATCTTTGCCTGCGGCGGAGACAAGACGGCGGCCCGCAATGTCGGCGTACCGGTCAATACCGTCAAGATCGTGCTGTTCATGTTCACTGCCTTCTCCGCCTGCGTGTTCGCTGCCCTGCAGGTCATGGACACCGGCTCCGCCGATAGCGTGCGCGGCATCCTCAAGGAACTCGAGGCCATCATCGCGGTGGTCATTGGCGGTGCACTGCTGACTGGAGGCTATGGCTCGGCCATTGGTGCCAGCTTTGGCGCGCTGATCTTCGGCATGGTGCAGATGGGCATCTTCTACACCGGGGTCAATACCGACTGGTTCCAGGTCTTTCTCGGCGCCATGTTGCTGATCGCTGTGCTGTTCAATAACTACGTGCGTCGCAAGGCGCTGGAGGCCAAGTGA
- a CDS encoding ATP-binding cassette domain-containing protein, with product MNAPAPMIEMRKVDKHFGSVIALSDISMKVHSGEVMCLLGDNGAGKSTLIKTLSGVHQPTHGEFLVDCREAHFTSPSDALDAGIATVFQDLAMIPLMSITRNFFMGREPTVGWGPLRRVDWKFADRVAQEEMAKIGIDVRDPGQPVGTLSGGERQCVAIARAVYFGAKVLILDEPTSALGVKQASVVLRYIAKARADGLAVIFITHNVHHAYPVGDAFTILKRGTSLGTFRKEDVSREEVLNMMAGGAELESLDAELAEFQRADDQARSPSASAVA from the coding sequence ATGAACGCTCCCGCTCCCATGATCGAAATGCGCAAGGTCGACAAGCACTTCGGCAGTGTCATCGCACTCAGTGATATCTCGATGAAAGTCCACTCAGGCGAAGTCATGTGTCTGCTCGGCGACAACGGTGCCGGCAAGTCGACCTTGATCAAGACCCTGTCTGGCGTACACCAGCCAACTCATGGCGAATTCCTGGTCGATTGCAGGGAGGCCCATTTCACGTCCCCTTCTGATGCGCTGGATGCCGGTATCGCCACGGTGTTCCAGGATCTGGCCATGATTCCGCTGATGTCGATCACACGTAACTTCTTCATGGGACGTGAGCCCACCGTAGGTTGGGGACCACTACGTCGTGTCGACTGGAAGTTCGCCGACCGGGTGGCCCAGGAAGAGATGGCGAAAATCGGCATCGACGTACGCGACCCTGGACAACCGGTAGGCACTCTCTCAGGCGGTGAGCGCCAGTGTGTGGCCATCGCCCGCGCGGTGTACTTCGGTGCCAAGGTGCTGATTCTCGACGAGCCGACGTCGGCACTGGGCGTCAAGCAGGCATCCGTGGTGCTGCGCTATATCGCCAAGGCCCGTGCCGATGGCCTGGCAGTGATCTTCATCACTCACAATGTCCATCACGCCTACCCCGTGGGGGATGCCTTCACCATTCTGAAACGTGGCACCAGCCTGGGGACATTCCGCAAGGAAGACGTCAGTCGCGAGGAAGTGCTCAACATGATGGCTGGAGGTGCCGAACTGGAGAGTCTCGACGCGGAGTTGGCCGAGTTCCAGCGAGCCGACGACCAGGCCCGCTCACCATCCGCCAGTGCCGTGGCCTGA
- a CDS encoding SDR family oxidoreductase, with translation MFSDHQDKLHQHKPLAGQVAIVTGSTQGLGEAVARHLLGLGVSGLALCGRQQERGEQLAQILDEQSQCRVVFVATDLTQVADCRQLVATADDAFGRIDMLINCAGNTERGTLLDTDEATYDRLFSVNTKAPFFLMQEVARRMIRDGIEGRIVNILSMSGHGGQPFICAYSGSKGALATLTRNAAYSLLRNRIRVNGLNIGWMNTPGEHRIQTVTHGAEEDWLERAARQQPAGRLLEPEEVASSVAFLVTAASGMMTGAIIDLDQSVRGCYDSAPQPQAAMTVAATSGEVSS, from the coding sequence ATGTTTTCCGATCACCAGGACAAACTCCATCAGCACAAGCCGCTGGCAGGACAGGTGGCCATCGTTACCGGATCGACCCAAGGGCTTGGTGAAGCCGTTGCCCGTCACCTGCTGGGCCTGGGTGTGTCAGGACTGGCGCTGTGCGGGCGCCAGCAGGAACGAGGGGAGCAACTAGCACAAATTCTGGATGAGCAGAGCCAATGCCGCGTGGTCTTCGTTGCCACGGACCTGACACAGGTCGCCGACTGCCGCCAGTTGGTAGCAACCGCCGATGATGCCTTCGGCCGAATCGACATGCTGATCAATTGTGCCGGCAACACGGAGCGCGGCACGCTGCTGGACACTGACGAAGCCACCTATGATCGCCTGTTCAGCGTCAATACCAAGGCCCCATTCTTTCTCATGCAGGAAGTCGCCAGACGCATGATTCGCGATGGTATCGAGGGCCGTATCGTCAACATTCTCAGCATGTCCGGCCACGGTGGCCAGCCGTTCATCTGTGCCTATAGCGGCAGCAAGGGCGCCCTGGCCACTCTGACACGCAACGCCGCCTACTCGTTGCTGCGTAACCGCATTCGAGTCAATGGGCTCAATATCGGCTGGATGAATACACCCGGCGAGCATCGCATTCAGACCGTCACCCATGGAGCTGAAGAGGACTGGCTCGAACGGGCCGCTCGCCAGCAACCTGCGGGACGCTTGCTGGAGCCTGAGGAAGTCGCCAGTTCCGTGGCTTTTCTGGTGACAGCAGCCTCTGGAATGATGACGGGTGCCATCATCGACCTCGACCAGAGTGTGCGCGGCTGCTACGACAGCGCCCCTCAACCACAGGCCGCGATGACGGTTGCCGCCACTTCTGGGGAGGTGTCTTCATGA
- a CDS encoding phytanoyl-CoA dioxygenase family protein, with product MTRQPHLIEQDMLDAQAFEQLCMTLTIPVDYPQAERIEAGIPLYSAETARRCISSPRQRRALLDEWHHCLAEGPGVLAITGMLDTAIVDRATETFLKLIEQERDIGNRGDHFATPGSNDRLWNAFQKHGEMDPEGFIDYYANPVLALVAEAWLGPGYQVTSQVNVVRPGGRAQQPHRDYHLGFQSEAQVLRYPLGMQVASQHLTLQGAVAHDDMPLESGPTQLLPWSQRYALGYLAYRDTAFQQVFERHHVQLPLNKGDGLFFNPALFHAAGDNDSDNLRRMANLLQISSAFSRAMESVDHDRLIRTCYPSLRQRFQRDGWNAEMQACADALAEVYPFPANLDRTPPQGGMAPDSQRQLLATALEEDWQEARLHDALARLAQDRQA from the coding sequence ATGACTCGGCAACCTCATTTGATCGAGCAAGACATGCTCGATGCCCAAGCCTTCGAACAACTGTGCATGACGTTGACGATCCCGGTGGACTATCCCCAGGCTGAACGCATCGAAGCCGGTATTCCGCTCTACTCTGCAGAAACAGCACGCCGATGCATATCTTCACCCCGGCAACGTCGTGCGTTACTCGATGAATGGCACCACTGCCTGGCCGAAGGCCCTGGAGTACTGGCCATTACCGGCATGCTGGATACCGCCATCGTCGATCGTGCCACCGAGACCTTCCTCAAGTTGATCGAGCAGGAGCGAGATATCGGCAACCGTGGTGATCACTTCGCGACCCCCGGCAGCAATGACCGGTTGTGGAACGCCTTCCAGAAACATGGGGAAATGGACCCTGAGGGGTTTATCGATTACTACGCCAACCCTGTACTGGCCCTGGTCGCCGAAGCCTGGCTGGGCCCTGGCTACCAGGTTACCTCGCAAGTCAATGTGGTCAGGCCGGGAGGGCGCGCGCAACAGCCTCATCGTGATTACCACCTGGGGTTTCAGAGTGAAGCACAGGTCCTGCGTTACCCGCTCGGGATGCAGGTGGCTTCCCAGCACCTGACCCTGCAAGGCGCCGTGGCCCATGATGACATGCCACTGGAAAGCGGGCCGACCCAATTGCTGCCCTGGTCCCAGCGCTATGCACTCGGCTATCTGGCCTATCGGGATACTGCCTTCCAGCAAGTTTTCGAACGCCATCACGTGCAGTTGCCACTCAACAAGGGTGATGGTCTGTTCTTCAATCCGGCCCTGTTCCATGCCGCCGGTGATAATGACAGCGACAACCTGCGTCGCATGGCCAATCTGCTGCAGATTTCCTCTGCATTCAGCCGTGCCATGGAAAGCGTCGACCACGACCGGCTGATCCGCACCTGCTACCCATCGTTGCGCCAACGTTTTCAACGCGATGGCTGGAATGCCGAGATGCAGGCCTGTGCGGATGCGCTGGCCGAGGTCTATCCATTTCCCGCCAACCTTGACCGCACACCACCACAAGGTGGCATGGCGCCAGACAGCCAGCGCCAGCTGCTGGCCACGGCACTGGAGGAAGACTGGCAGGAAGCACGTCTGCATGATGCGCTTGCCCGCCTCGCTCAGGATCGCCAGGCCTGA
- a CDS encoding sugar ABC transporter substrate-binding protein, translating to MKLTSILAAGAIALTASSHALAQQDDQLNFIAVTHITAGDPFGNVLKRGFEDAAEELGVSLRYNSPAQYDTSQMLRMIEQAIATQPDGLAVTIPDASAFAKPIRKAIESGIPVVVLNTGEDISHELGALNYVGQSEYRAGKLAGERMREAGVEHPICINFAPGQSQLDARCQGFTDAFEGAAEQLSTTQDPTAITNAVMAHLNSNPDTDGVLSLGSLATVPLITEFQKQGAMGKIAFATFDLAPETLEAVRDGEMLFAMDQQQYLQGYLPVQILAQYNRYGVVPTTDIQTGPNFITQDNAEQVIELTKQGYR from the coding sequence ATGAAACTTACTTCTATCCTTGCCGCCGGCGCCATTGCCCTGACTGCCAGCAGCCATGCCCTGGCCCAGCAGGATGATCAACTCAACTTCATTGCCGTCACCCATATCACCGCCGGAGACCCCTTCGGCAACGTACTCAAGCGCGGCTTTGAAGATGCCGCCGAAGAGCTGGGAGTGTCGTTACGCTATAACTCGCCGGCCCAATACGATACTTCACAGATGCTGCGCATGATCGAGCAGGCCATAGCCACTCAACCCGATGGTCTGGCCGTGACCATCCCCGATGCCAGTGCCTTTGCCAAGCCGATCCGCAAGGCCATCGAGTCCGGAATTCCTGTCGTGGTCCTGAACACAGGCGAGGACATCAGTCATGAGCTCGGCGCCTTGAACTACGTCGGCCAGAGTGAATACCGTGCCGGCAAGCTGGCGGGAGAACGCATGCGCGAAGCAGGCGTGGAGCATCCTATCTGCATCAACTTCGCACCAGGACAATCCCAGCTGGACGCCCGTTGCCAGGGCTTTACCGATGCCTTCGAAGGTGCTGCGGAGCAACTTTCGACCACCCAGGATCCCACCGCCATCACCAATGCGGTGATGGCACACCTGAACAGCAACCCGGATACCGATGGCGTTCTCAGCCTTGGTTCCCTGGCAACCGTACCGCTGATCACGGAATTCCAGAAGCAGGGCGCCATGGGCAAGATCGCCTTTGCCACCTTCGACCTTGCCCCGGAAACGCTGGAAGCCGTGCGTGATGGCGAGATGCTGTTCGCCATGGACCAGCAGCAGTACCTACAAGGCTACCTGCCCGTGCAGATCCTTGCTCAGTACAACCGCTATGGTGTGGTGCCAACTACCGACATCCAGACCGGCCCCAACTTCATTACCCAGGACAATGCAGAGCAGGTGATCGAGTTGACCAAGCAGGGTTATCGCTGA
- a CDS encoding Gfo/Idh/MocA family protein, translated as MTTRLNIGLIGSGFMGQAHADAYRRVRTLYHDLPLRPHLYAIADQGQEAAQAAAARLDFEHAYGDWRDMVADPNVDVVDVTSPNALHFEMVMAAIEHGKHVYCEKPLAMDDHQAEAMACAAQARGVKTMVAFNNTKTPAALLARRLIDEGAIGTPTRFRGTFDQGFFNDPDLPWSWRCSRQQAGTGSLGDLGAHTISVAQFLMGDVAEVCAQSQILFPARPYAGDNVGYASKAVDTSEQREVENDDQTQALVRFASGAAGVIESSRIAAGKVFGITWEISGTEGTLMMDGERFNELKVFRYNEPREERGFKTLLAGSQVPQFRAFFPFDYGGGGIGYFDVKVIEVHDLIQGLASDDGCFPDFAFGRHNQNIITAIDTSCLERCWVPVR; from the coding sequence ATGACAACGAGATTGAATATCGGCCTGATCGGCAGTGGCTTCATGGGACAGGCGCATGCCGATGCCTATCGCCGCGTACGTACGCTTTATCATGACTTGCCGCTGCGCCCTCACCTCTATGCCATTGCGGACCAGGGCCAGGAGGCAGCACAAGCCGCCGCTGCACGACTGGACTTCGAACATGCCTATGGCGACTGGCGCGATATGGTGGCAGATCCTAATGTCGACGTCGTCGATGTGACCTCGCCCAACGCGCTGCACTTCGAGATGGTCATGGCCGCCATCGAACATGGCAAGCACGTCTACTGCGAGAAACCCTTGGCCATGGATGATCATCAGGCCGAGGCCATGGCCTGCGCGGCCCAGGCTCGTGGCGTCAAGACCATGGTGGCGTTCAACAACACCAAGACACCGGCGGCGCTACTCGCCCGTCGCTTGATCGACGAAGGCGCCATCGGCACCCCGACACGTTTCCGTGGCACTTTCGACCAGGGCTTCTTCAATGATCCCGACCTGCCCTGGTCTTGGCGCTGCTCGCGCCAGCAGGCAGGCACCGGTTCGCTGGGTGATCTCGGCGCCCACACCATCAGCGTGGCGCAATTCCTGATGGGGGATGTTGCCGAGGTCTGCGCCCAAAGCCAGATCCTGTTTCCGGCTCGGCCCTATGCCGGCGACAACGTCGGCTATGCAAGCAAGGCAGTAGACACCAGCGAACAGCGCGAGGTCGAGAACGATGACCAGACCCAGGCGCTGGTGCGCTTTGCTTCAGGTGCTGCGGGGGTGATCGAAAGCTCACGCATTGCCGCCGGCAAGGTGTTCGGTATCACCTGGGAGATCAGCGGCACCGAGGGAACACTGATGATGGATGGTGAGCGTTTCAATGAGCTCAAGGTGTTTCGCTATAACGAGCCACGTGAGGAGCGCGGTTTCAAGACCCTCCTGGCCGGCTCCCAGGTGCCTCAATTCAGGGCTTTCTTCCCTTTCGACTATGGCGGCGGCGGTATCGGCTATTTCGACGTCAAGGTCATCGAGGTGCATGACCTGATCCAGGGGCTGGCCAGCGATGACGGCTGTTTCCCGGACTTCGCCTTTGGCCGCCACAACCAGAACATCATCACCGCCATAGATACATCTTGCCTGGAGCGCTGTTGGGTGCCGGTTCGGTAA
- a CDS encoding cupin domain-containing protein, translating into MKITRAGTNPSAKGPADWFSGTVRVDPMFNQADPDRVQGAHVTFEPGARTAWHTHPLGQTLIVTFGRGLVQRWGGAIEEIHPGDVVWFEPGEKHWHGAAPDVSMSHIAIQEVHNGEVVTWMEHVSDDQYTGRS; encoded by the coding sequence ATGAAAATTACGCGCGCAGGTACAAACCCATCCGCCAAAGGCCCCGCAGACTGGTTCAGCGGTACGGTTCGGGTAGACCCGATGTTCAATCAGGCCGATCCGGACCGGGTGCAGGGCGCCCATGTCACCTTCGAGCCCGGTGCACGTACTGCCTGGCATACCCATCCGCTGGGTCAGACGCTGATCGTGACCTTCGGTCGTGGGCTGGTTCAGCGCTGGGGCGGCGCAATCGAGGAAATTCACCCCGGTGACGTGGTCTGGTTCGAGCCAGGCGAGAAGCATTGGCATGGTGCAGCCCCCGACGTCAGCATGAGCCATATTGCGATACAGGAGGTTCACAATGGTGAGGTCGTCACCTGGATGGAGCATGTGAGCGATGATCAATATACCGGCCGCTCCTGA
- a CDS encoding sulfite exporter TauE/SafE family protein, which produces MLPDYSWIAWLLIILSTYLTGVSKGGFAGGFGTLSVPLMALAIDPIAAAGLLLPLLIVMDGLAVKAWWGRQNWAEVKRLIPGMAIGVVVATLVADSLDADHVRLVLGVISLLFVAYMVFKPSASRPISTVWAWPAGIATGITSFIAHAGAPPMNLYLVPRRLDKTAFIATTTLVFAAVNLMKLPPYLWLGEINTTSIWASLALVPVAWLGIRSGVWLHHRVNERLFYRLVILAMAIVGVQLIFKALG; this is translated from the coding sequence ATGCTGCCTGATTATTCATGGATTGCCTGGCTTCTGATCATCTTGTCCACATATCTGACAGGGGTGTCCAAGGGGGGCTTTGCCGGTGGATTTGGTACGCTCTCGGTGCCGTTGATGGCGCTGGCCATTGATCCGATTGCTGCCGCAGGCTTGCTGCTGCCGCTTTTGATTGTCATGGATGGCCTAGCGGTGAAGGCCTGGTGGGGCCGACAGAATTGGGCCGAGGTAAAGCGTTTGATACCCGGAATGGCAATTGGTGTCGTGGTAGCTACCCTGGTAGCGGACAGCCTCGATGCTGACCATGTGCGCCTGGTGCTGGGCGTCATATCGCTGCTGTTCGTCGCTTACATGGTATTCAAGCCGTCGGCATCCCGACCGATTTCCACTGTCTGGGCCTGGCCAGCAGGCATTGCCACCGGCATTACCAGCTTCATTGCCCATGCCGGTGCGCCACCCATGAACCTTTATCTGGTGCCCCGGCGGCTGGACAAGACCGCCTTCATCGCGACCACCACCCTGGTGTTCGCGGCCGTCAACCTGATGAAGTTGCCGCCCTATCTGTGGCTAGGCGAGATCAACACCACCAGTATCTGGGCCTCTCTGGCACTGGTACCCGTGGCCTGGCTCGGGATTCGCAGTGGTGTGTGGCTGCATCACCGGGTCAATGAACGGTTGTTCTATCGTCTGGTGATCCTGGCCATGGCCATTGTCGGTGTGCAGCTGATTTTCAAGGCGCTGGGTTAG
- the gap gene encoding type I glyceraldehyde-3-phosphate dehydrogenase: MTLKVAINGFGRIGRNVLRALYENGYREKVEIVAINDLGDPSLNAHLLRHDTVHGHFAFKVEHDEESLSVDGDRITILSERDPANLPWAALGIDLVMECTGLFTKREAAAKHLEAGAGKVLISAPSPNCDATIVFGVNEQVLTAEHKIVSNASCTTNCLAPVAKALNDAVGIENGLMTTVHAYTNDQNLSDVYHSDPYRARSATHSMIPTKTGAAAAVGKVLPELQGKFDGLAVRVPVINVSLVDLVFTASRDTTREEINDIVAKAAEASPVLAINAQPLVSIDFNHDANSSTFDANHTRVNGRLIKVMAWYDNEWGFSNRMLDTALAMQAVG, translated from the coding sequence ATGACGCTCAAGGTTGCCATCAACGGGTTTGGTCGAATTGGACGCAATGTACTGCGTGCCTTGTATGAAAACGGTTATCGCGAGAAGGTCGAGATCGTTGCCATCAATGATTTAGGTGATCCTTCTCTGAATGCCCATCTGTTGCGCCACGACACCGTGCATGGCCACTTTGCTTTCAAAGTAGAGCACGACGAAGAAAGTCTCAGCGTCGATGGGGATCGCATCACCATTCTTTCCGAGCGCGATCCGGCTAACCTGCCCTGGGCTGCCCTTGGCATTGACCTGGTCATGGAGTGCACCGGGTTGTTCACCAAGCGCGAAGCGGCTGCCAAGCACCTGGAGGCTGGCGCTGGAAAGGTACTGATTTCCGCCCCTAGCCCTAATTGTGACGCTACCATCGTCTTCGGTGTCAACGAGCAGGTGCTGACCGCTGAACACAAGATTGTCTCCAATGCTTCCTGCACCACCAACTGCCTGGCGCCGGTCGCCAAGGCATTGAACGATGCAGTAGGCATCGAGAATGGTCTGATGACCACGGTGCATGCTTACACTAACGATCAGAACCTGTCCGATGTGTATCACTCCGATCCGTACCGCGCACGTAGTGCCACGCATTCCATGATCCCGACCAAGACGGGCGCTGCCGCTGCGGTAGGCAAGGTACTGCCGGAGCTGCAGGGCAAGTTCGATGGTCTGGCTGTGCGTGTACCGGTCATCAACGTGTCGTTGGTTGACCTGGTATTTACCGCTTCCCGCGATACCACCCGTGAAGAGATCAATGACATTGTGGCCAAGGCCGCTGAAGCATCGCCAGTGCTGGCCATCAACGCTCAGCCACTGGTCTCGATCGATTTCAATCACGATGCGAATTCCTCGACCTTCGATGCCAACCACACTCGCGTCAATGGTCGCCTGATCAAGGTCATGGCCTGGTACGACAACGAGTGGGGCTTCTCCAACCGTATGCTGGATACGGCCTTGGCCATGCAGGCCGTAGGCTGA
- a CDS encoding methylglyoxal synthase gives MTPTFPANQARRTLPARKRIALVAHDGKKEEMLAWAERWNDTLKQHELIATGTTAARLSKALELQVEGLMSGPLGGDQQIGARITEQRLDLLVFFWDPFAPQPHDPDVKALLRLAALWNVPVACNPSSADFMMSSPWLNQDYEMNIPDAGAWISARSK, from the coding sequence ATGACCCCAACCTTCCCTGCCAATCAGGCTCGCCGCACCCTTCCGGCACGTAAGCGCATTGCCCTTGTCGCCCACGATGGCAAGAAGGAAGAAATGCTGGCCTGGGCTGAACGCTGGAATGACACACTGAAGCAGCATGAGCTGATTGCCACTGGAACCACTGCAGCGCGCCTGAGCAAGGCCCTGGAGCTTCAGGTAGAAGGCCTGATGAGCGGCCCACTGGGTGGCGACCAACAGATTGGAGCGCGCATCACTGAACAGCGCCTCGACCTGCTGGTCTTCTTCTGGGACCCCTTCGCCCCTCAGCCTCACGACCCGGACGTCAAGGCGTTGCTGCGCCTGGCAGCCCTGTGGAACGTGCCCGTGGCCTGCAATCCATCCAGCGCTGACTTCATGATGAGCTCGCCCTGGTTGAACCAGGACTATGAGATGAACATTCCTGACGCTGGCGCCTGGATATCCGCGCGCAGCAAATAA
- the pgi gene encoding glucose-6-phosphate isomerase — translation MFQLTRSVTWQSLLRLHQETANDRIRDYFTQDPQRFDKMSLKVGGLFLDYSKHQISDEVLDKLLELAHHSALVQRRAQMFSGDIINVTEDRPVLHTALRNLGDQPVIVDGKDVMPEIHATREQIKRFSEAVRSGEWKGYNGERIRDVVNIGIGGSDLGPNMACRALLKYRHPDLNFHFVSNVDGAHIQKVLRGLNPATTLFIVSTKTFSTQETLLNARTARRWFLEQAGEDADIGAHFVAASTNRKAAMEFGIREENVFEFWAWVGGRYSMWSSIGLPIALAIGFEGFIEMLQGAWEMDQHFLNAPLEQNMPVLMALIGIWYINFVGAETQAIVPYDQALHQLPAFLQQLDMESNGKSVDIFGRPVDYKTGPIVWGQTGSNGQHAFFQLLHQGTRYVPIDFIASLKPEPGVEEHHFALLTNMLAQANAFMEGSLQGGDLDPYSCPGNRPSSVLLLDELTPGNLGALIALYEHKVFVQGVIWNINSFDQWGVQLGKRIAGEISERIDERSQDFDASTQGLLGLVRAHFPPQNKSPDKTAVTPKGSSKAKRKAS, via the coding sequence GTGTTTCAGCTGACCCGTAGTGTGACCTGGCAATCCCTGCTGCGCCTGCACCAGGAAACCGCCAATGACCGTATTCGCGATTACTTTACCCAGGACCCTCAGCGCTTCGACAAGATGAGCCTGAAGGTTGGGGGCCTGTTTCTTGACTATTCCAAGCACCAGATCTCCGATGAGGTACTGGATAAACTGCTGGAACTGGCCCATCACTCGGCGCTGGTGCAGCGCCGGGCCCAGATGTTCTCCGGCGATATCATCAATGTCACTGAAGACCGCCCCGTTCTGCATACTGCCCTGCGCAACCTGGGCGATCAGCCGGTCATCGTCGATGGCAAGGATGTGATGCCAGAGATCCACGCGACCCGCGAGCAGATCAAGCGCTTCTCCGAAGCCGTACGCAGCGGGGAATGGAAAGGCTACAACGGCGAGCGCATCCGCGATGTGGTCAACATCGGCATCGGAGGTTCCGACCTGGGGCCCAACATGGCCTGCCGTGCTCTGCTCAAGTACCGCCATCCGGATCTCAACTTCCACTTCGTCTCCAACGTGGATGGTGCACATATTCAGAAGGTGCTGCGTGGTCTCAACCCGGCGACGACCCTGTTCATCGTCTCGACCAAGACCTTCTCCACCCAGGAGACTCTGCTCAATGCCCGCACCGCACGCCGCTGGTTCCTGGAGCAGGCAGGCGAAGACGCGGACATCGGGGCACATTTCGTGGCCGCGTCCACCAACCGCAAGGCCGCCATGGAATTCGGCATTCGCGAGGAAAATGTCTTTGAATTCTGGGCCTGGGTCGGTGGGCGCTACTCCATGTGGTCCTCTATCGGCCTGCCCATCGCATTGGCCATCGGCTTTGAAGGCTTCATCGAGATGCTGCAGGGTGCCTGGGAGATGGATCAGCACTTCCTGAATGCACCGCTGGAACAGAACATGCCTGTGCTGATGGCCTTGATTGGCATCTGGTACATCAACTTCGTGGGCGCGGAAACCCAGGCTATCGTGCCCTACGATCAGGCTCTGCATCAGCTGCCCGCCTTTCTCCAGCAGCTCGACATGGAGTCCAACGGCAAGTCAGTGGATATTTTCGGGCGTCCGGTGGATTACAAGACGGGTCCCATAGTCTGGGGGCAGACGGGTTCCAACGGTCAGCATGCCTTCTTCCAGTTGCTCCACCAGGGCACTCGCTATGTGCCCATCGACTTCATCGCCTCACTCAAGCCAGAGCCAGGCGTCGAAGAGCATCACTTCGCCCTGCTCACCAATATGCTGGCCCAGGCCAATGCCTTCATGGAAGGCAGCCTCCAGGGAGGAGATCTCGATCCCTATAGCTGCCCAGGAAACCGCCCCTCCAGCGTACTGCTGCTCGATGAGCTGACTCCTGGCAACCTGGGCGCCTTGATCGCGCTCTATGAACACAAGGTATTTGTTCAGGGAGTCATCTGGAACATCAATTCCTTTGACCAATGGGGCGTCCAATTGGGCAAGCGTATCGCCGGCGAGATCAGCGAACGCATCGACGAGCGCAGCCAGGACTTCGATGCCTCGACCCAAGGCCTGCTGGGACTGGTGCGTGCGCACTTCCCGCCCCAGAACAAGTCACCGGACAAGACTGCCGTAACGCCCAAGGGAAGCAGCAAGGCCAAGCGCAAGGCGTCCTGA